Within the Streptomyces sp. R41 genome, the region CCCGCGGACGAACTGCCCGCCGGGAAGTAGAGGTCGCCGAGCACCAGGGCGGCGGCGATACCGAAGACGAAGTAGTCGTACCACTCGACGGCCGAGGCGAGCGCGGCCGCGGTGGCCACCTTGCGTCGGTTGCGTACAGCGGGGGAAGTGGCGGACCGAGGGTGAGCGGATGCTGCGGAAGGTGCCGTGTTCATGCGTGCACACTCCGGTGGGTGCGGGGACGGAACTGGGGGGTGGCCGCGGTTCCGGGGAACATACTGACCGGACGGTACGGGGGTCAACGGGTCGTACAGCAGCAGTTTTTACCTGCACATGGCAACCATGGGTGACCGTGGGCACGCCGAAGACCCCGGGCGCCTCGGCGGCCGGGGTACCGGACAGAACCGACTAGAAGACGACCAGGGCGCGCCCGCCCTTGCCCGCGATCATGTTGTCGAAGGCCGCCGGAATGCCCTCGAGGGCGATCCGGTCGGTGACCAGGCTGCCGAGGTCGAGGCGGCCGGCGCGGACGTGCTCCGCCAGCACCGGCAGATCCCGCGCCGGGTCGGAGTTGCCGTACACGCAGCCCGAGAGCGTCCTGCCCCAGTGGAAGATCTCCAGCGCGTTGAAGGTGACCTGCTGGTCCTTGCCGCCGATGCCGACGACCGTGGTGCGGCCGCCGCGCCGGGTGGAGTCCCAGGCGGTGCGGATGGTCACGGCGCGGCCCACGCACTCGACGGCCACGTCGACGCCCTGCTTGCCGGTGAGGGCGCGGATCTCGCGTGCGGTGTTGTCGGAGGCGACGACATAGTCCGTCGCGCCCGCCTCGCGCGCCAGGGACTCCTTCTCGGGCGAGACGTCGACCGCGACGATCTTCGAAGCGCCCGCGATCCGGGCGGCCCGGAGAGCCGCGAGCCCCACCCCGCCGACCCCGAACACCGCGACGGTCTCGCCCTGCCGGACCTTGGCGGAGTGGTGGACGGCGCCGTATCCGGTGAGGACGGCACAGCCGAGGAGGGCGGCGTCGGCGAGGGGTACGCCGTCCGGTACGGGCAGGACGCATCCGGCGGCCACGACGGTCTCCTCCGCGAACGCGGCGACGTTCAGGCCGGGGTGGAGGTCACTCCCATCGGAGGCGCGATGCGCGTACACCTCCCCGGCGCCGGTCAGCGCGTTGGCGCACAGCCAGACCTCGCCGAGCGAGCAGGCGTGACAACTTCCGCAGGACGGCGCCCAGTTGAGGACGACACCGTCGCCGGGAACGACGTGCGTGACACCCTCGCCGACGGCCACGACGGTGCCGGCGCCCTCGTGGCCGAGGACGGCGGGGACGGGCACCCTCATGGTGCCGTCGGACAGGGAGAGGTCGGAGTGGCAGACCCCGGCGGCGGCGAGCCGCACGCGGACCTGGCCGGGGCCGGGGTCCGGCAGGTCGATCTCGGCGATCTCCAACGGAGCGCCCACGGCGGGAAGTACGGCAGCGCGAACCACGTGAATGCTCCTGGGCCTAGAACTGAAGGGACTTGGTCTGGAGGTACTCGGACAGCCCGTGCGAACCCAGCTCGCGCCCGACCCCCGACTGCTTGTAACCCCCGAACGGGGCAAGGGGGTTGAACCGTCCGCCGTTGATGTCGACCTGCCCGGTGTCGAGCCGCCGCGCGAAGGCGACCGCCTCGGCCTCGTCGTCCCCCCACACCGCGCCCGCGAGCCCGTACACCGTGCCGTTGGCGATCCGGACGGCGTCCTCCTCGTCCTCGTACCGGATGATCGACAACACCGGTCCGAAGATCTCCTCCTGAGCGATCGTCACGTCGGGTGTGACGTCGGCGAAGACGGTCGGGCTGACGAAGTACCCCTGATCGCGGGGAGATTCGGGGCCACCCGCGACGAGCCGGGCGCCCTCCGCGACGCCCTTCTCGATATAACTCCGCACCCGTGCCTGCTGCTTGGCGCTGACGACCGGGCCGATGCGATCGCCGTACTTCGCCGCAGCCGCCGCGGCCAGCTCGACCGCCTCGTCGTACCGCGCGGTGTGCACCAGCATGCGGGTCCAGGCGCTGCATGTCTGGCCGGAGTTGGACATCACGTTGGCGACGCCGACGTTGACGGCCTTGGCCAGGTCGGCGCTCGGCAGGATGACGTTGGCGGACTTGCCGCCGAGTTCGAGGGCGACCCGCTTGACCGCGGCGCCGGCCGTCGCGCCGATCCGCTTGCCGACCGCCGTGGAGCCGGTGAAGGAGACCAGATCCACGTCCGGGTGTTCGGCGAGGGCCTGACCGGCGACCGGACCGAGGCCGGTGACGAGGTTGAAGACACCGGCCGGGACACCCGCCTCGGCCACGGCCTCCGCGAAGAGCTGGGCGGTGAGCGGGGTGTCCTCGGCGGGCTTCAGGACGACCGTGCAGCCCGCGGCGAGCGCCGGGGCAACCTTGGCGACGATCTGGTGCAGCGGGTAGTTCCAGGGTGTGATGGCGCCGACGACACCTACAGGCTCCTGGTAGACGGTCGAGTTCCCGACCTTCTCCTCGAAGGGGTACGTCGCCGCCAGTTCGGCGTACGAGCCCGCCACCGCGATCGGCACGCCCGCGTGCACCGTCTGCGAGAACGGCAGCGGCGAACCGAGCTCGGCGGTGACGGTCTCGGCGATCTCGTCCTTGCGGGCGACGAGCACGTCACGCAGGGCGGTGAGCTTCGCGGCCCGTTCGGCGGGCGGGGTCGCGGCCCACCCGGGGAAGGCGGCGCGTGCGGCCCGTACGGCGGTGTCGACGTCCTCGGGGGTGCCCGCCGGGACCCGGCCGATCACCTGCTCGTCGACGGGGTTCACGACCTCGATCGTGTCCGCGCCGGCGGCGGGGCGCCAGGCGCCGTCGATGTACATGCCGTCCTGTGCCTTCATCGTGTTCCTCCCGGGCGGGGCCGCGTCGTCCGCACCCTAAACTAGCGATGATAGTTTTCGGGCGCCAGAGGGACCCGGCGGAACCGGGCCGGACCTGGTTCCCAGGGGCATCCTCGGCCCGTGCGGCTCAGAAGTCGACCCTGGTCCGATCGTCCACCCTGGCCACGGATTCCTGGGCGAAGGCCTTCTCGTAGGCGATGCGGATCTCCTCGATCTTCTTGTCGCTCGCGCGTGCCTGGGTCACCGGATACAGCAGGATCAGCGCGTAGGACCGCTCGCGCTCGATCGTGCCGTGCGCGTCCCGCCACTGCCCGCGCCCGTTCTGCACGGTGAGCCCGTTCGGGAAGTCCGGCGTCACCTCCTTGTCGACGAAGGCCATGAACTGCCGGTCGGTGACGGCCGCGCCGCCGTCGGGCCGTTCGGTGCCGAAGAAGAGCCGGCTCTCGATGTACGCCTCACCGCGGACCGGGACTTGAGGGTCGGGGTCGTCGAGGAGGGCGTACGCGGCCGGGGCGCCGACGGCGAGCAGGGCGGTGGCGGTCATGGCGCCCAAACGGGCGCGGGTGCCGCTGTGCGGAGTCATGCGCGCCTGCCTAGCGGAACTCACTCCTCCAGATCCGGCAGCCGCGCCGGAGCCGGGCAGATGCGTTCACCATGCTGGTCGAAGACGAACAGATGGGCGATGTCGACGAGGAGGGGAACCTGCATGCCGTGGCGGAGTTCGATGTCGGGGGTGGTGCGGACGACGAGGTCACCGGGCAGGCGGCCCTCCGGCGGCGCCGGTTCGGGGTAGTCGGATCCCGCATCCGCCGGATGCTCCATGACCACGACCGGTCCGGCCCGCAGC harbors:
- a CDS encoding zinc-binding dehydrogenase, which produces MVRAAVLPAVGAPLEIAEIDLPDPGPGQVRVRLAAAGVCHSDLSLSDGTMRVPVPAVLGHEGAGTVVAVGEGVTHVVPGDGVVLNWAPSCGSCHACSLGEVWLCANALTGAGEVYAHRASDGSDLHPGLNVAAFAEETVVAAGCVLPVPDGVPLADAALLGCAVLTGYGAVHHSAKVRQGETVAVFGVGGVGLAALRAARIAGASKIVAVDVSPEKESLAREAGATDYVVASDNTAREIRALTGKQGVDVAVECVGRAVTIRTAWDSTRRGGRTTVVGIGGKDQQVTFNALEIFHWGRTLSGCVYGNSDPARDLPVLAEHVRAGRLDLGSLVTDRIALEGIPAAFDNMIAGKGGRALVVF
- a CDS encoding aldehyde dehydrogenase family protein gives rise to the protein MKAQDGMYIDGAWRPAAGADTIEVVNPVDEQVIGRVPAGTPEDVDTAVRAARAAFPGWAATPPAERAAKLTALRDVLVARKDEIAETVTAELGSPLPFSQTVHAGVPIAVAGSYAELAATYPFEEKVGNSTVYQEPVGVVGAITPWNYPLHQIVAKVAPALAAGCTVVLKPAEDTPLTAQLFAEAVAEAGVPAGVFNLVTGLGPVAGQALAEHPDVDLVSFTGSTAVGKRIGATAGAAVKRVALELGGKSANVILPSADLAKAVNVGVANVMSNSGQTCSAWTRMLVHTARYDEAVELAAAAAAKYGDRIGPVVSAKQQARVRSYIEKGVAEGARLVAGGPESPRDQGYFVSPTVFADVTPDVTIAQEEIFGPVLSIIRYEDEEDAVRIANGTVYGLAGAVWGDDEAEAVAFARRLDTGQVDINGGRFNPLAPFGGYKQSGVGRELGSHGLSEYLQTKSLQF
- a CDS encoding DUF3574 domain-containing protein produces the protein MTPHSGTRARLGAMTATALLAVGAPAAYALLDDPDPQVPVRGEAYIESRLFFGTERPDGGAAVTDRQFMAFVDKEVTPDFPNGLTVQNGRGQWRDAHGTIERERSYALILLYPVTQARASDKKIEEIRIAYEKAFAQESVARVDDRTRVDF